Proteins co-encoded in one Candidatus Angelobacter sp. genomic window:
- a CDS encoding PQQ-binding-like beta-propeller repeat protein — MVRHLTRFLFCFALLALTNPACGEDWPAWRGPRGDGTSLETDVPLGWSATSNIVWKAEIPGSGHASPVLWGDRIFIPTALPDAEDRVLLCLERKTGRILWQKTVVHSLLEKKHALNSYASSTPATDGKRVYVAFLDRQEMVVAAFDFEGHQKWLVRPGPFASMHGFCSSPVLFEDKVIVNGDHDGDSYLAALSRDTGQTLWKTPREHHTRSYCAPLIRELAGRTQMVLSGDKCVASYDPRNGRRHWIIDGPTEQFVASPVYSGRTGLIYITGGFPDHHILAVNPDGHDNVTKTHVVWHATRGAAYVPSPIIEGDYFLIVSDSGVAHCFEAATGNLAWQERMGEHHASLVSANGLVYFLNDEGITHVVKPGPRFQLVARNELGEKCFASPAISGRQLFIRGHEHLFCIGRE, encoded by the coding sequence ATGGTCCGACATTTGACCCGATTCCTTTTCTGTTTCGCGCTCCTTGCCCTGACGAATCCTGCTTGCGGTGAAGACTGGCCCGCCTGGCGCGGACCGCGCGGTGACGGAACGAGTCTGGAGACCGACGTTCCGCTTGGCTGGAGCGCGACCAGCAACATTGTCTGGAAGGCAGAAATCCCCGGCAGCGGCCACGCGTCGCCGGTCCTCTGGGGCGATCGCATATTCATTCCGACAGCATTGCCCGACGCTGAGGACCGCGTGTTGCTTTGCCTGGAACGGAAGACCGGACGCATTCTTTGGCAGAAGACGGTCGTCCATTCGCTGCTGGAAAAAAAGCACGCGCTCAACAGCTATGCCTCCAGCACGCCGGCGACGGACGGCAAACGGGTTTACGTAGCGTTCCTCGACCGTCAGGAAATGGTCGTGGCTGCGTTTGATTTTGAGGGACATCAGAAATGGCTGGTGCGCCCCGGCCCCTTCGCGAGCATGCACGGTTTCTGCAGTTCGCCAGTTTTGTTCGAGGACAAGGTCATTGTGAACGGCGACCACGACGGGGATTCCTACCTGGCGGCGCTGTCGCGCGACACCGGCCAGACCCTCTGGAAGACTCCCCGCGAACATCACACCCGAAGCTATTGCGCGCCGCTCATTCGCGAACTCGCCGGCCGGACACAGATGGTGCTGTCCGGGGACAAGTGCGTGGCAAGCTACGATCCGCGCAACGGCCGGCGGCACTGGATCATTGATGGTCCCACCGAACAATTCGTCGCTTCGCCTGTTTACAGCGGGAGAACCGGGCTGATTTACATCACGGGCGGATTCCCGGACCATCACATCCTCGCCGTCAATCCGGACGGCCACGACAACGTGACTAAAACGCATGTCGTGTGGCACGCAACCCGGGGCGCGGCATACGTGCCGTCGCCGATCATCGAGGGCGACTATTTCCTGATCGTCTCCGATTCCGGCGTGGCCCATTGCTTCGAAGCGGCAACCGGCAATTTGGCCTGGCAGGAACGGATGGGAGAGCACCATGCCTCGCTCGTTTCCGCCAACGGGCTGGTTTATTTTCTGAACGATGAAGGAATCACACACGTCGTGAAACCCGGCCCCAGATTTCAACTCGTCGCCAGAAACGAACTTGGAGAGAAGTGTTTTGCTTCGCCGGCAATCAGCGGAAGGCAGCTATTCATTCGCGGTCACGAACACCTGTTCTGCATCGGTCGCGAATAA